One window of Pelmatolapia mariae isolate MD_Pm_ZW linkage group LG18, Pm_UMD_F_2, whole genome shotgun sequence genomic DNA carries:
- the LOC134616874 gene encoding alpha/beta hydrolase domain-containing protein 17A-like yields MNGLSIRELCCLFCCPPCPSRIAAKLAFLPPEPTYALLPDPDPVSGAAAASGSTSATGLPSLGAPGLRSRLSTASGGDRGGGGGGVGGGGGGGGGGGGSSSGSGGGSSVGSEGRWKLHLTERAEFQYSQRELDVTDVFLTRSSRGNRVGCMYIRCAPNARFTVLFSHGNAVDLGQMSSFYIGLGTRINCNIFSYDYSGYGVSTGKPSEKNLYADIDAAWHALRSRYGISPENIILYGQSIGTVPTVDLASRFECAAVVLHSPLTSGMRVAFPDTKKTYCFDAFPNIEKVSKIPSPVLIIHGTEDEVIDFSHGLALFERCPKAVEPLWVEGAGHNDIELYSQYLERLRRFINQDLAAQHA; encoded by the exons TTTCCTCCCCCCAGAGCCCACCTATGCTCTTCTCCCTGACCCAGATCCAGTTTCTGGGGCTGCAGCGGCATCTGGGTCCACGTCTGCGACTGGTCTCCCTTCTCTCGGAGCCCCTGGACTGCGCTCTCGGCTCAGCACTGCTAGCGGAGGTGACAGAGGAGGCGGCGGCGGTGGTgttggaggtggtggtggtggtggaggaggaggtggtggtagCAGCAGTGGCAGTGGCGGTGGCAGCAGTGTTGGGAGTGAGGGCAGGTGGAAGCTGCATCTCACAGAGAGAGCAGAGTTCCAGTATTCACAGAGAGAGCTGGACGTGACGGATGTATTCCTGACCAGATCTAGCCGAGGAAACAGGGTTGGATGCATGTACATTCGCTGTGCCCCAAATGCCAG GttcactgttctgttttccCACGGTAATGCAGTAGACCTGGGCCAGATGAGCAGTTTCTACATCGGATTAGGGACCCGCATCAACTGCAACATCTTCTCTTATGATTACTCAGGCTACGGCGTTAGCACTGGCAAGCCTTCTGAGAAGAACTTATATGCTGACATTGATGCTGCCTGGCACGCCCTGCGCTCAAG GTACGGCATCAGCCCTGAGAATATCATCCTGTACGGACAGAGCATCGGCACGGTGCCTACAGTCGATTTGGCATCGCGGTTTGAGTGTGCTGCTGTGGTCCTCCACTCTCCTCTCACCTCCGGCATGAGGGTTGCCTTCCCCGACACTAAGAAAACATATTGCTTTGATGCTTTTCCAAA CATCGAGAAGGTGTCAAAGATCCCATCTCCAGTGCTTATCATTCACGGTACAGAGGACGAGGTGATCGACTTCTCCCACGGCCTGGCTCTGTTCGAGCGCTGTCCCAAGGCCGTGGAGCCGCTCTGGGTGGAGGGAGCGGGCCACAACGACATTGAGCTTTACAGTCAGTACCTGGAGAGGCTACGACGCTTTATTAACCAGGACCTGGCTGCACAGCATGCCTGA